One segment of Geminicoccaceae bacterium DNA contains the following:
- a CDS encoding helix-turn-helix transcriptional regulator, whose translation MMKDRTSEIREALQKNLSRYGVGTQWPSEVVKELGVSKSQLDRYMAGEGLPSLKTVVRIADFLGVSVTELLDGEDLTIRHATAKPDTYRPRPMVNELVFVDGFYLEVSLVPGTTETFQVSIASLQRGLSNSIFERATVIRDPLHRSHFQRYRGNMRPTDNGIAIHYQNTRIVQDFGHAIVNRADMIKHDLIGIRLTTENSKVGCPFSAPIYMAYVGATLTPSLFRECCGVWSRDILPPRTVPMVERLDRDARCSRSTLRIMR comes from the coding sequence ATGATGAAAGACCGTACGAGCGAGATCAGAGAAGCACTGCAAAAGAACCTGTCTCGCTATGGTGTTGGTACCCAGTGGCCAAGTGAGGTCGTCAAGGAACTCGGGGTCAGCAAGAGCCAGCTCGACCGCTACATGGCGGGAGAGGGGCTGCCGTCTCTCAAGACGGTGGTCCGCATTGCCGATTTCCTCGGCGTCAGCGTCACGGAACTGCTCGATGGCGAGGATCTGACGATCAGGCATGCCACTGCGAAGCCGGATACCTACCGTCCGCGACCGATGGTCAATGAACTGGTCTTTGTCGACGGGTTCTATCTCGAAGTGTCACTGGTCCCCGGAACGACGGAAACGTTCCAGGTATCCATCGCATCCTTGCAGCGTGGCCTTTCCAACTCGATCTTCGAGCGCGCCACGGTCATCCGGGATCCGCTTCATCGCTCGCATTTCCAGCGTTATCGCGGGAACATGAGACCGACCGACAACGGGATTGCAATCCACTACCAGAATACCCGCATCGTGCAGGATTTCGGGCATGCGATCGTCAACCGGGCGGACATGATCAAGCATGACCTGATCGGCATCCGGCTCACGACCGAGAACTCCAAGGTGGGGTGCCCGTTTTCCGCACCAATCTACATGGCCTATGTCGGCGCCACATTGACGCCCAGCCTGTTTCGCGAATGTTGCGGCGTCTGGAGCCGGGATATCTTGCCTCCGAGAACGGTGCCGATGGTGGAGCGTCTTGACCGGGATGCCCGGTGCTCCCGCTCGACGCTGCGGATCATGCGCTGA
- a CDS encoding MurR/RpiR family transcriptional regulator, whose translation MNDVIDVLLNLRKLDGTFNKREQRVADFIKLNLDRATFMRQSEIAEAADVSVATVNRFCQTLGCDGFRDFQIWLARSVAVGMQYIDEPRDSAVESSAMVDHVFGVIIEGLSLARSRLTEEIIAKSATAIANARRIVVFGTGGSSSVVAQEVVNRLFRLGIIVNAYLDEYSQRMVASTLQPNDLVFVISATGIPESLQAAVTIARQYGAQTMALTRTDSPLAAKCDIVIGIDVPEHADIYKPTASRIVHLAVVDVIATTAARQRPEYTKETLRRVRTSLVPLTGDGGPMPIGD comes from the coding sequence ATGAACGATGTCATCGACGTCCTTCTCAATCTCCGGAAACTCGACGGCACGTTCAACAAGCGCGAGCAGCGCGTCGCCGACTTCATCAAGCTCAACCTGGACCGCGCGACCTTCATGCGGCAGAGCGAGATCGCCGAGGCGGCCGATGTGTCTGTTGCCACCGTCAACAGGTTCTGCCAGACGCTCGGTTGCGACGGTTTCCGCGATTTCCAGATCTGGCTGGCCCGCAGCGTCGCGGTCGGCATGCAATATATCGATGAACCGCGCGATTCGGCCGTCGAATCCAGCGCCATGGTCGATCATGTCTTCGGTGTCATCATCGAGGGATTGAGTCTCGCCCGCAGCCGGCTCACCGAGGAGATCATTGCGAAAAGCGCCACGGCGATCGCCAATGCACGCCGCATCGTCGTCTTCGGAACCGGCGGGAGTTCGTCCGTCGTCGCCCAGGAGGTGGTCAACCGGCTCTTCCGTCTCGGCATCATCGTCAACGCCTATCTCGACGAATACAGCCAGCGCATGGTGGCCTCCACGCTCCAGCCCAACGACCTCGTCTTCGTCATCTCCGCCACCGGCATACCGGAGTCGCTTCAGGCTGCCGTGACCATTGCCCGCCAGTATGGCGCGCAGACCATGGCCCTCACCCGCACCGATTCGCCTCTGGCCGCCAAGTGCGACATCGTCATCGGCATCGACGTTCCCGAGCATGCCGATATCTACAAGCCCACGGCCTCGCGCATCGTCCATCTGGCCGTGGTCGACGTGATCGCGACCACGGCAGCCCGGCAAAGGCCGGAATATACCAAGGAAACGCTGCGCCGGGTGCGTACGTCGCTGGTCCCCCTTACCGGCGACGGCGGGCCCATGCCCATCGGCGACTGA
- a CDS encoding DNA-3-methyladenine glycosylase I, with the protein MMVLEDGLIAGKDGRIRCWWPGSDPFYVAYHDDEWGRPVTDDRRLFEKICLEGFQAGLSWITILRKRENFRSAFHGFDIGAVSRMGPADVERLLQDTGIVRHGGKIRSVINNAQRAMELKREFGSLAHYFWQREPAPAERPARMDLAAAKALARSRQSIEISKDLKKRGWSFVGPTTVYAFMQAMGLVNDHLEGCCIRETCEAARSELSRP; encoded by the coding sequence ATGATGGTGCTGGAAGACGGACTGATCGCGGGGAAAGACGGCAGGATTCGCTGCTGGTGGCCGGGGAGCGACCCCTTTTATGTGGCCTATCATGACGACGAGTGGGGAAGGCCCGTGACTGATGACCGTCGCCTGTTCGAGAAAATATGCCTGGAGGGGTTTCAGGCAGGGCTCTCGTGGATCACGATCCTGCGCAAGCGGGAGAATTTCCGTTCGGCCTTCCATGGTTTCGATATCGGGGCAGTAAGCCGGATGGGGCCTGCGGATGTCGAAAGGCTGCTGCAGGACACGGGGATCGTCCGCCATGGTGGCAAGATCCGCTCGGTCATCAACAACGCCCAGAGGGCGATGGAACTGAAGCGCGAGTTCGGTTCGCTGGCGCATTACTTCTGGCAACGGGAACCGGCGCCGGCGGAACGCCCCGCCAGGATGGACCTTGCCGCGGCGAAGGCCCTTGCGAGAAGCCGGCAGTCGATCGAGATTTCGAAGGATCTCAAGAAACGCGGCTGGAGCTTTGTCGGGCCCACCACCGTCTACGCATTCATGCAGGCCATGGGGCTGGTCAACGATCACCTTGAGGGATGCTGCATCCGGGAGACCTGCGAAGCGGCGCGCAGCGAATTGTCGCGGCCGTAA
- the tnpA gene encoding IS200/IS605 family transposase: MDTYQSLSHSVWDCKYHVVFIPKCRRKTLYTGLRPHLGAVFRQLAKQKESKVIEGHLLPDHVHMMLAIPPKYAVSNVVGFIKGKSAIHLARVYGERRRNFVGQHFWARGYFVSTVGRDETVIRDYIRNQEKEDRRLDQLALLP, from the coding sequence ATGGACACGTATCAGAGCCTAAGTCACAGCGTTTGGGACTGCAAATATCATGTCGTCTTTATCCCGAAATGCCGACGCAAGACGCTGTATACAGGCCTGCGCCCACATCTCGGCGCGGTTTTTCGACAGCTAGCCAAACAAAAGGAGAGCAAGGTCATAGAAGGTCATCTGCTACCGGATCACGTCCACATGATGCTCGCCATTCCCCCCAAATATGCTGTCTCCAATGTCGTCGGCTTCATCAAAGGGAAGAGCGCCATTCACTTAGCCCGTGTTTATGGCGAACGCCGACGCAATTTCGTTGGCCAACATTTCTGGGCAAGAGGATATTTTGTCAGCACGGTCGGGCGAGACGAAACGGTCATCCGCGACTACATTCGCAATCAGGAGAAGGAAGATCGCCGGCTCGATCAACTCGCGCTGTTACCCTGA
- a CDS encoding OsmC family protein — translation MQGRVKWVEGRSFVATSQSGHSLVIDGPKEAGGENLGPSPMEFVLLGAGGCSAFDVIEILRKSRQDVTDCEVKLEAERAAEPPRVFTTLHLHFIVTGNGLKETVVERAVQLSAEKYCSATAMLGKTATVTHTFEVVAA, via the coding sequence ATGCAAGGTCGGGTCAAGTGGGTCGAGGGGCGCAGCTTTGTCGCTACCTCGCAGAGCGGTCATTCGCTGGTCATCGACGGTCCGAAGGAAGCCGGTGGCGAGAACCTCGGTCCGAGCCCGATGGAATTCGTCCTGCTGGGCGCAGGCGGTTGCTCGGCGTTCGACGTGATCGAGATTCTCAGGAAGTCCCGTCAGGACGTCACCGATTGCGAAGTGAAGCTGGAGGCGGAACGGGCCGCGGAACCTCCCCGGGTATTCACCACCCTTCACCTCCACTTCATCGTCACCGGCAACGGGCTGAAGGAGACGGTCGTCGAGCGGGCAGTCCAGCTTTCGGCGGAGAAATACTGTTCGGCGACAGCGATGCTCGGCAAGACGGCAACCGTGACCCATACGTTCGAGGTCGTCGCGGCCTGA
- a CDS encoding GNAT family N-acetyltransferase: MASCPETGRGGLTTIRVPVAWPSRDIHEGVRVRLEPLMVSRHARDLFEAGREGEAAPHIWDYLPYGPFADLAAMTDWLENCACSADPMFFAIIDKLDGRACGMCSWLRITPAHAVIEIGHIWFARRLQRTAAATEALFLLFTEAMDGLGYRRIEWKCNAANEGSRQAALRFGFTFEGVFRQHLVVKGRNRDTAWFSIIDSEWPERREAFRQWLDAGNFDENGRQRQPLSSFMPKPGSPSG, encoded by the coding sequence ATGGCCTCATGTCCAGAGACGGGGAGAGGTGGCTTGACGACGATCCGTGTTCCGGTGGCCTGGCCATCGCGCGATATCCACGAAGGCGTGCGCGTCCGGCTCGAACCGTTGATGGTCTCGCGCCACGCACGCGACCTGTTCGAGGCGGGTCGCGAGGGTGAGGCGGCGCCGCACATCTGGGACTATCTGCCCTATGGTCCCTTTGCCGATCTGGCAGCCATGACCGATTGGCTGGAAAACTGCGCATGTTCGGCCGATCCGATGTTCTTTGCCATCATCGACAAGCTCGACGGCCGCGCCTGCGGCATGTGCTCCTGGTTGCGGATCACTCCCGCGCACGCGGTCATCGAGATCGGGCACATCTGGTTCGCCCGGCGTCTGCAAAGGACCGCCGCCGCCACCGAAGCCCTGTTCCTGCTCTTCACCGAGGCGATGGACGGGCTGGGCTACCGGCGCATCGAATGGAAATGCAACGCTGCCAACGAAGGCAGCCGGCAGGCGGCCCTGCGTTTCGGTTTCACCTTCGAGGGGGTCTTCCGCCAGCACCTGGTGGTCAAGGGTCGCAATCGCGACACGGCCTGGTTCTCGATCATCGACAGCGAATGGCCCGAACGCCGGGAAGCCTTCCGCCAATGGCTCGACGCCGGCAATTTCGATGAGAACGGCCGCCAGCGGCAGCCGCTTTCGTCGTTCATGCCGAAGCCGGGGTCGCCCTCCGGCTGA